From Pseudomonas sp. StFLB209, a single genomic window includes:
- a CDS encoding methyl-accepting chemotaxis protein, with protein sequence MHQMSTSVQDVARSAVETASAVDQAAQDANGGATIVTKAIEQIENLTGEVQLTSQAVSSLALESGRIGAMLDVIKSVAEQTNLLALNAAIEAARAGEAGRGFAVVADEVRALAQRTQQSTQEIEALIAALKQGTQRAVQRMDASLKLTTDSVGLARDAGQALSSITSNIIAIQGMTRQIAAAAEQQGAVAQEISRSVVNVRSITEQAYTASEQTSQASMELARLGHTLQGHVQRFQV encoded by the coding sequence ATGCATCAGATGAGCACCTCGGTCCAGGACGTGGCCCGCAGCGCAGTCGAAACGGCAAGCGCAGTGGACCAGGCTGCACAGGATGCCAACGGCGGCGCCACTATCGTCACCAAGGCCATAGAGCAGATCGAGAACCTGACCGGGGAGGTTCAGTTGACCAGCCAGGCGGTAAGCAGTCTGGCGCTGGAAAGTGGCCGTATCGGCGCCATGCTGGACGTCATCAAGTCGGTTGCCGAGCAGACCAACCTGCTGGCGTTGAACGCTGCCATTGAAGCGGCGCGGGCAGGCGAAGCCGGACGTGGTTTTGCCGTGGTGGCCGATGAGGTTCGCGCACTCGCCCAGCGGACACAGCAGTCGACCCAAGAGATAGAAGCACTGATTGCGGCGTTGAAGCAGGGCACCCAGCGCGCCGTACAGCGAATGGATGCCAGCCTGAAATTGACCACAGACAGCGTCGGGTTGGCCCGCGATGCCGGTCAGGCGTTGTCGAGCATTACCTCGAACATCATCGCCATCCAGGGCATGACCCGGCAGATTGCTGCCGCTGCCGAACAGCAGGGTGCGGTCGCCCAAGAGATCAGCCGCAGCGTGGTGAATGTGCGCAGCATTACCGAGCAGGCTTACACCGCGAGCGAGCAGACCAGCCAGGCGAGCATGGAGCTGGCCAGGCTGGGCCATACCCTGCAAGGCCATGTGCAGCGTTTTCAGGTCTGA
- a CDS encoding AsmA family protein: protein MTRSRKIFAWTGVTLVALLAILIVVIATFDWNRLKPFINDKVSAALHRPFAINGDLSVRWQREGDENGWRGWVPWPQFVAQDLTLGNPDWSRQAQMVTLKQVTFSLSPLPLLSQRVVIPRIELNQPDAKLERLADGRANWVFDLPKSDPDAEPSAWELDIGSIRFDKGLVSIDDQTLKTRMELVITPLGKPIPFSDIVGGKEAQKVAEKGARPQDYAFAIATKGQYRGLPVGGNGKVGGLLALKDASQPFPVQADVKIADTHIVVAGTLTDPQNFGALDLRLKLSGASLSNLYPLTGVTLPDSGAYATDGRLIARLKDPQGANFRYEDFNGKIGNSDIHGDLGFVASQPRPKLTGKLVSNQLLFTDLAPLIGADSNTEQKKRGGESKQPSGKVLPVETFATDRWRAMDADVEFTGKRIVQAPELPLSDLYTHVLLDDGQLSLQPLRFGVAGGKLDADIRLNGRVQPLQGRAKLSARGFKLKQLFPTFEPMKTSFGELNGDADISGQGNSVATLLGTANGQLRMLINDGAISRGLMEIAGLNVGNYLVGELFGDKEVKINCAVSDFGIKDGLASSRLFVFDTENAIIYINGTANLKSEQLDLKINPESKGLRVFSLRSPLYVNGTFAKPNAGVQTGPLLLRGAGMLALGVAAGPAASLLALVATGDSTPDQCTPMLEQIRAGKLPKATR, encoded by the coding sequence ATGACGCGCAGCCGCAAGATTTTCGCCTGGACAGGCGTCACCCTGGTCGCCCTGCTGGCCATTCTGATCGTTGTGATCGCCACCTTTGACTGGAACCGCCTCAAACCTTTTATCAACGACAAAGTCAGCGCAGCCTTGCATCGTCCGTTTGCCATCAACGGAGATCTGAGCGTGCGCTGGCAGCGCGAAGGCGATGAAAACGGCTGGCGTGGCTGGGTGCCCTGGCCGCAGTTTGTCGCGCAGGACCTGACCCTGGGCAACCCTGACTGGTCGCGTCAGGCGCAGATGGTCACGCTCAAACAAGTGACGTTCAGCCTCTCGCCGTTGCCGTTATTGAGCCAGCGGGTGGTGATTCCCCGCATCGAACTGAATCAACCCGACGCGAAACTCGAACGGCTGGCCGACGGCCGCGCCAACTGGGTGTTCGACCTGCCCAAGTCCGATCCAGACGCAGAGCCTTCGGCGTGGGAGCTCGACATTGGCTCGATCCGCTTCGACAAAGGCCTGGTAAGCATTGATGACCAGACCCTTAAAACCCGGATGGAACTGGTCATCACCCCATTGGGTAAACCGATTCCGTTCAGTGACATTGTCGGCGGCAAAGAAGCACAGAAGGTGGCCGAGAAGGGCGCCAGGCCCCAGGACTATGCCTTTGCCATCGCCACCAAGGGTCAATACCGTGGCCTGCCGGTTGGCGGCAATGGCAAGGTTGGCGGGTTGCTGGCCCTCAAGGATGCCAGCCAGCCATTTCCGGTGCAGGCCGATGTAAAAATTGCCGATACCCATATCGTGGTCGCCGGCACCCTGACCGATCCGCAGAACTTCGGCGCCCTGGACCTGCGCCTGAAACTCTCCGGCGCGAGCCTGAGCAACCTGTACCCGCTGACCGGCGTGACCCTGCCCGATTCAGGGGCATACGCCACCGACGGTCGATTGATTGCCCGGCTCAAGGACCCGCAAGGTGCGAACTTCCGTTATGAAGACTTCAACGGCAAGATCGGTAACAGTGACATCCACGGTGACCTGGGCTTTGTCGCCAGCCAGCCACGGCCGAAACTGACCGGTAAGCTGGTGTCCAACCAGTTGCTGTTCACCGATCTGGCGCCGCTGATCGGTGCCGATTCCAATACCGAGCAGAAAAAGCGCGGCGGCGAGAGCAAGCAGCCGTCGGGTAAAGTGTTGCCGGTCGAGACATTTGCCACCGACCGCTGGCGCGCCATGGATGCCGATGTGGAGTTCACCGGCAAGCGCATCGTCCAGGCGCCGGAACTACCGCTGAGCGACCTGTACACCCATGTGCTGCTCGATGATGGTCAGTTGAGCCTGCAACCGCTGCGCTTTGGCGTGGCCGGCGGCAAGCTTGATGCCGATATTCGCCTTAACGGTCGCGTCCAGCCGCTGCAGGGGCGCGCCAAACTGTCGGCCCGGGGCTTTAAGCTCAAGCAGTTGTTCCCCACGTTCGAACCGATGAAAACCAGCTTCGGTGAGCTCAATGGTGACGCTGATATCAGCGGCCAGGGCAACTCGGTCGCGACCTTGTTGGGGACCGCCAATGGCCAACTGCGCATGTTGATCAACGATGGTGCGATCAGTCGCGGGCTGATGGAAATCGCCGGGCTCAATGTTGGCAACTATCTGGTTGGAGAGTTGTTCGGTGACAAGGAGGTGAAGATCAATTGCGCGGTCAGCGACTTCGGGATCAAGGACGGCCTGGCCAGCAGCCGGTTGTTTGTGTTCGATACCGAGAACGCGATCATTTACATCAATGGCACCGCCAATCTCAAGAGCGAGCAACTGGACCTGAAGATCAACCCTGAGTCGAAAGGCTTGCGGGTGTTTTCCCTGCGTTCACCGCTGTACGTCAACGGCACCTTTGCCAAACCCAATGCCGGCGTACAGACCGGCCCGTTGTTGCTGCGCGGCGCCGGCATGCTGGCGCTGGGTGTCGCCGCCGGCCCTGCCGCGAGCCTGCTGGCGCTGGTTGCCACCGGCGACAGCACCCCGGACCAATGCACCCCGATGCTGGAACAGATCAGGGCCGGCAAGTTACCCAAGGCGACCCGATAA
- the osmE gene encoding osmotically-inducible lipoprotein OsmE — MYKQILAASCVLATLAGCGSTTVQNPVDYVTYRDQPLVKQVENGMTRQQVLTIGGEPSTTVQRKVNPGTCNNYVLTKDGHQQVYHVSFNSDGRVVHKGFMTCEQREQNEKAM; from the coding sequence ATGTACAAGCAAATCCTGGCAGCAAGCTGTGTTCTGGCAACTCTGGCCGGCTGCGGCAGCACCACCGTGCAAAACCCGGTGGACTACGTGACCTATCGCGACCAGCCGCTGGTCAAGCAGGTCGAGAACGGCATGACCCGCCAGCAGGTGCTGACCATTGGTGGCGAACCTTCGACCACCGTGCAGCGCAAGGTCAACCCTGGCACCTGTAATAACTATGTGCTGACCAAAGACGGTCACCAACAGGTGTATCACGTGAGTTTCAACAGTGATGGCAGGGTGGTACACAAGGGTTTCATGACCTGTGAGCAGCGCGAGCAGAACGAAAAGGCAATGTAG
- a CDS encoding Hsp70 family protein yields MTDQSPARACGIDFGTSNSTVGWLRPGMETLIALEDDKITLPSVVFFNIEERRPVFGRLALHEYLEGYEGRLMRSLKSLLGSKLIKHDTSVLGTAMPFTDLLGLFIGELKKRAERSAGREFEHVVLGRPVHFVDDDAAADQEAEDTLAAVARKIGFKDVSFQFEPIAAAFDYESGIDQEELVLIVDIGGGTSDFSLVRLAPERRSRDDRQDDILATGGVHIGGTDFDKQLSLQGVMPLFGYGSRMKSGAFMPTSHHINLATWHTINSVYSQKSKLALGSMRYDIEDANGIDRLFKLIEQRAGHWLAMEVEASKIELSQAESRHVAMQRIEAGLSVDLTRPLFESAIESQLEQVRNSVTELLNKAGVGVAQVNTVFFTGGSSGIPALRNSVSLMLPNARHIEGDIFGGIGSGLAIEAKKRYG; encoded by the coding sequence ATGACAGATCAATCCCCGGCCCGTGCCTGCGGCATCGACTTCGGCACGTCCAATTCCACCGTCGGCTGGCTGCGCCCCGGCATGGAAACGTTGATTGCCCTGGAAGACGACAAGATCACCCTGCCGTCAGTGGTGTTCTTCAATATCGAAGAGCGCCGCCCGGTGTTTGGCCGCCTGGCCCTGCATGAGTATCTGGAAGGCTACGAAGGCCGCCTGATGCGTTCGCTCAAGAGCCTGCTGGGTTCCAAGCTGATCAAGCACGACACCAGCGTGCTGGGCACCGCCATGCCGTTTACCGACCTGTTGGGGTTGTTTATCGGCGAGCTGAAAAAGCGCGCCGAACGCAGTGCCGGCCGGGAGTTCGAGCACGTGGTGCTGGGCCGCCCGGTGCATTTTGTCGATGACGATGCCGCTGCCGACCAGGAGGCCGAAGACACCCTGGCCGCCGTCGCCCGCAAGATCGGCTTTAAAGACGTGTCGTTCCAGTTCGAGCCGATTGCCGCAGCGTTCGACTACGAGTCGGGCATTGACCAGGAAGAGCTGGTGCTGATTGTCGACATCGGCGGCGGGACCTCGGACTTCTCGCTGGTGCGCCTGGCGCCTGAGCGCCGCAGCCGTGACGACCGCCAGGACGACATCCTGGCCACCGGCGGCGTACACATCGGCGGTACCGATTTCGACAAGCAACTGAGCCTGCAAGGTGTGATGCCGCTGTTCGGCTACGGCAGCCGGATGAAAAGCGGTGCGTTCATGCCGACCAGCCACCACATTAACCTGGCGACCTGGCACACCATCAACTCGGTGTACTCACAGAAATCGAAACTGGCGCTGGGCAGCATGCGCTACGACATCGAAGACGCCAACGGCATCGACCGTCTGTTCAAGCTGATCGAGCAGCGCGCCGGGCACTGGCTGGCCATGGAAGTGGAAGCCAGCAAGATCGAACTGAGCCAGGCTGAAAGCCGCCATGTGGCCATGCAACGCATTGAGGCCGGCTTGAGTGTCGACCTGACCCGGCCGCTGTTCGAGTCGGCCATCGAGTCGCAACTGGAGCAAGTGCGCAACAGCGTCACTGAGTTGCTGAACAAGGCCGGGGTCGGCGTCGCGCAGGTCAACACCGTGTTCTTCACCGGCGGTTCCAGCGGCATCCCGGCACTGCGCAACAGCGTGTCACTGATGCTGCCCAACGCCCGACACATTGAAGGCGATATCTTCGGCGGCATCGGCAGCGGCCTGGCGATCGAAGCCAAAAAGCGTTACGGCTGA
- a CDS encoding esterase/lipase family protein, giving the protein MTQDYATRYPLLLVPGLLGFVRVLIYPYWFGIVKPLERGGAKVFPVMVSGVNSTEIRGEQLLLVIEQIMRETGATKVNLLGHSQGALTVRYVAAKRPDLVASVTSVAGPNHGSELADFLERRFPVGTPGGRIVNAIIGLLDGLIRIFETGYRGPRLPTDISASHQSLTTTGVALFNRAYPQGLPESWGGQGAEVVDGVRYYSWSGIIKPGITNRGLNLLDGSNIVCRLFARTFTKERGQCDGMVGRFSSHLGRVIGDDFALDHFDSVNQMIGLVGRGARPVQLFLEHAARLKAAGL; this is encoded by the coding sequence ATGACACAAGACTACGCCACGCGTTATCCCCTGTTGTTGGTCCCCGGCCTGCTGGGATTTGTCAGGGTGCTGATCTACCCCTACTGGTTCGGGATCGTCAAACCTCTGGAGCGTGGTGGTGCCAAGGTCTTTCCGGTCATGGTTTCGGGGGTCAACTCCACGGAAATCCGCGGGGAACAACTGTTGTTGGTCATCGAGCAGATCATGCGCGAAACCGGCGCGACCAAGGTCAATCTGCTCGGCCATAGCCAGGGCGCGCTGACGGTCCGCTATGTGGCGGCCAAGCGCCCGGACCTGGTGGCCTCGGTCACCTCCGTGGCCGGCCCCAATCATGGTTCGGAACTGGCCGACTTTCTTGAGCGGCGGTTTCCGGTGGGCACGCCAGGCGGGCGTATCGTCAATGCGATCATCGGTTTGCTCGACGGGTTGATCCGGATCTTCGAAACCGGCTATCGCGGGCCGCGCTTGCCCACTGATATCAGTGCCTCGCACCAGTCGTTGACCACCACCGGCGTGGCCCTGTTCAACCGCGCGTATCCCCAAGGCTTGCCAGAGTCCTGGGGCGGGCAGGGCGCAGAGGTGGTCGATGGCGTGCGCTACTACTCCTGGTCGGGGATCATCAAGCCAGGGATCACCAATCGTGGGCTGAACCTGCTCGATGGCTCCAATATCGTCTGTCGCCTGTTTGCCCGGACCTTCACCAAAGAGCGCGGCCAGTGTGACGGCATGGTCGGGCGCTTCAGCTCGCATCTGGGGCGGGTGATCGGTGATGACTTTGCGCTGGATCACTTCGACAGCGTCAATCAGATGATCGGCCTGGTAGGGCGCGGGGCCCGGCCGGTGCAGCTGTTTCTGGAGCATGCCGCGCGGCTGAAAGCCGCCGGTCTCTAG
- a CDS encoding ferritin-like domain-containing protein, whose product MNSLNPAHTLSDVSSLRQRARQNVENGAVTEGYSADRDTILRLLNESLATELVCVLRYKRHYFMASGLKASVAAAEFLEHAQQEAEHADKLAERIVQLGGEPEFNPDLLSKNSHAQYVAGTTLKEMVYEDLVAERIAVDSYREIIQYIGEADPTTRRIFEDILAQEEEHADDMADILADL is encoded by the coding sequence ATGAACAGCCTGAACCCAGCCCATACCCTGTCTGACGTCAGCAGCCTGCGCCAGCGTGCCCGCCAGAACGTCGAGAACGGCGCGGTCACCGAAGGCTACAGCGCCGACCGCGATACCATCCTGCGCCTGCTCAATGAGTCGCTGGCCACCGAACTGGTGTGCGTGCTGCGCTACAAACGTCACTACTTCATGGCTTCGGGGCTTAAAGCCAGCGTTGCGGCGGCAGAGTTCCTCGAACACGCCCAACAGGAAGCCGAACACGCCGATAAACTCGCCGAGCGCATCGTGCAACTGGGCGGCGAGCCGGAGTTCAACCCGGACCTGCTGTCGAAGAATTCCCACGCCCAGTACGTGGCCGGCACAACGCTCAAGGAAATGGTCTACGAAGACCTGGTGGCCGAGCGCATCGCAGTGGACAGCTATCGGGAGATCATCCAGTACATCGGCGAAGCTGACCCGACCACCCGGCGCATCTTCGAAGACATTCTGGCCCAGGAAGAAGAACACGCCGACGACATGGCGGACATTCTCGCTGATTTGTGA
- a CDS encoding AI-2E family transporter has translation MPTFSSRQIFIASWLIMFGGLLFVLPFRLLPSLLCGLLVFELVNMLTPRLQRLIAGERARWLAVALLGTLVVSLLALLFAGAFSFILHEAENPGASLDKFMTLIDRARGQLPPFIESYLPASAAEFRVSLVVWLQKHIGELQLIGKGAAHMFVTMLIGMVLGAIIALQRISDVSSRKPLAAALFDRLHLLSQAFRNIVFAQIKISLLNTALTSVFLAVVLPLWGIHLPLTKTLIFMTFVLGLLPVVGNLLSNTLIFIVGLSVSLWVALAALGYLIVIHKVEYFLNARIVGGQISAKSWELLLAMLLFEAAFGLPGVVAGPVYYAYLKSELKQAGLV, from the coding sequence ATGCCAACGTTTTCTTCGCGTCAGATCTTCATCGCCAGTTGGCTCATCATGTTTGGCGGCCTGCTGTTCGTGCTGCCGTTTCGTTTGCTGCCAAGCCTGCTCTGCGGCCTGCTGGTGTTTGAGCTGGTCAACATGCTGACCCCGCGCTTGCAGCGCCTGATTGCCGGCGAGCGGGCGCGCTGGCTGGCGGTGGCGTTGCTTGGCACCCTGGTGGTGAGCCTGCTGGCTTTGTTGTTCGCCGGCGCGTTCAGCTTCATCCTGCACGAGGCGGAAAACCCTGGCGCCTCGCTGGACAAGTTCATGACCCTGATCGACCGCGCGCGCGGTCAGTTGCCGCCGTTCATCGAGTCCTACTTGCCGGCCAGTGCGGCCGAGTTCCGGGTCTCGCTGGTGGTCTGGCTGCAAAAGCACATTGGCGAGCTGCAACTGATCGGCAAGGGCGCCGCGCACATGTTCGTGACCATGCTCATTGGCATGGTATTGGGCGCGATCATTGCCTTGCAGCGCATCAGCGATGTCAGCAGCCGCAAGCCGCTGGCTGCCGCGCTGTTTGATCGTCTGCACCTGCTCAGCCAGGCGTTTCGCAACATTGTCTTTGCGCAGATCAAGATTTCGTTGCTCAACACCGCACTGACCTCGGTGTTTCTGGCCGTGGTGCTGCCGCTGTGGGGCATTCACCTGCCGCTGACCAAGACCCTGATCTTCATGACCTTCGTGCTGGGCCTGTTGCCGGTGGTGGGTAACCTGCTGTCCAACACGCTGATCTTCATCGTCGGCCTGTCGGTGTCGCTGTGGGTGGCGCTGGCGGCGCTGGGCTACCTGATCGTTATCCACAAGGTCGAGTACTTTCTCAACGCACGCATCGTCGGCGGCCAGATCAGTGCCAAGTCCTGGGAGCTGTTGCTGGCCATGCTGCTGTTCGAAGCCGCTTTCGGTTTGCCTGGCGTGGTGGCGGGGCCGGTGTACTACGCCTACCTCAAGAGCGAATTGAAGCAGGCGGGTCTGGTCTGA
- a CDS encoding TetR family transcriptional regulator, which translates to MSPRAEQKQQTRRALLDAAHQLMESGCGFGSLSLREVARTAGIVPTGFYRHFDDMDQLGLALVAEVGHTFRETIRLVRHNEMVMGGLIEASVRIFLDGVAANRQQFLFLAREQYGGSLQVRQALAALREGIVADLATDLGKMPKWQHLNSNSLGIIADLVVKSVFAMLPELIDPPAAPLAAHLTPQAKITEQLRFIFMGARHWRGLHG; encoded by the coding sequence ATGTCACCCCGCGCCGAACAGAAACAACAGACCCGCCGCGCCCTGCTCGACGCCGCACATCAGTTGATGGAAAGCGGCTGCGGCTTCGGCAGTCTGAGCCTGCGGGAGGTGGCGCGTACTGCCGGGATCGTGCCGACCGGTTTCTATCGGCATTTCGACGACATGGACCAGTTGGGTCTGGCGTTGGTCGCGGAAGTCGGCCATACCTTTCGGGAAACCATCCGCCTGGTCCGCCATAACGAAATGGTGATGGGCGGCCTGATCGAAGCCTCGGTACGGATTTTTCTCGACGGTGTGGCGGCCAACCGGCAGCAGTTTCTGTTCCTGGCACGCGAACAGTACGGCGGCTCATTGCAGGTTCGTCAGGCGCTGGCGGCATTGCGCGAAGGTATCGTCGCCGACCTGGCCACAGACCTGGGGAAAATGCCCAAGTGGCAGCATTTGAACAGCAACTCGCTGGGCATCATTGCCGATCTGGTGGTCAAGAGTGTGTTCGCCATGTTGCCAGAGCTGATCGACCCGCCAGCTGCCCCGCTGGCGGCCCACCTGACCCCGCAGGCTAAGATCACCGAACAACTGCGTTTCATATTTATGGGCGCGCGCCATTGGCGCGGCCTGCACGGTTAG